The DNA window AAGGCGTCGCGCTCGACGTCGAAGGTGCCCGGCCCGATGCAGTTGGCGGTGATGTTGTGCGCGGCGAATTCGCGCGCGATGCCGCGGGTGAAGCCGACGATGCCGAGCTTCACCGCCGCCTTGGCCGGACCGGTGCCCAGGAAGGGCGCGATGCCGGAAAAGTTGATGATGCGGCCCCATCTTCCCTCGATCATTCCGGGCAGCACGGCGCGGCAGATATTGCGCGGGCCGGTCAGGTTGACGGCGATGTTCCGGTCCCACACCTCGTCGCTCTCCGCGAGGAACGCGCCCTCCGCGCGGTGCACGGCGTTGTTGATCGCGACATCGATCGAGCCGAGCGTCTTGCGCGCTTCGGCCACGAACGCTGCCACTGCCCGCGGATCGGCCACGTCGCATTGCACCGCGACGGCTTTCACGCCGAGCGCCCGGATTTCCTCGGCGACCGCGTTGAGCTCCTGCATCTTGCTGCTGGTGCAGAGAGCAAGGTTGGCGCCTTCGCGCGCGAACTGCAGCGCGGCAAGCCGTCCCATGTTGCGGCTCGCGCCGGTGATGAGGACGTTCTTTCCCTTCAGTCCGGTTTCCATGGTCGTACTTCCTCAGCCGTCATGATTGCATCGACGCCCGCGCCGCGCTGCAAGTGCTGATGCTGATGCCCGCTTGCTTGCGGCATGCCGCTATTGCGCGGGCGGTATGTTCGCGTCCTTGATGACCTTCGCCCATTTTGCGGTGTCGGTCTTGATGATCTCGGCGAGACGTTTTCCATTCGCGCCCGAAACCTCCAGTGCGAGCTCGGTGTAGCGCTTCTTCGTATCCGGCTGCGCGAGTATCTTCGTCGATGCCTGGTAGAGCTTGTCGACGATCGCCGCAGGCGTGCCGGCGGGCGCGAACACGCCGAACCAGGAAAGCGCCTCGAATCCCGGAAAGCCCGACTCGTCCATCGTGGGAAGCTCGGGAATCATCGGCGAGCGCTTGAGCGACGTGACCGCGAGCCCGCGCAGCCGTCCTTCCTTCACCACGGGCAGGATCGCGCCCATGTTCTGCAGCGTGATCGGGACGCGTCCGCCGATCACGTCGGTGATCTGCGCGCCCTTGTAGGGCACGTGGATGATGTCGACCTTGGCGATGAGCTTGATCAACTCGCCGGCGATGTGCTGCGGCACTCCCACGCCGGGGCTCGCGTAAGACAGCTCTCCCGGCCGGCGCTTGGCCAGCGCGATCAGCTCCTGCACGCTTTTCACCGGCAGATACTTGTTCACGCACAGGATGCTGCCCATGGTCAGGAGCTGGACGACCGGAGTGAAATCCGCACTCGGATCGATCGGCAGCTGGCTGAAGAGGCTGGGCGCAATGGTCATGGCGCCGTTGGCGCCGTAGTAAAGGGTATAGCCATCAGGCGGCGCCTTCGCCACTTTCGCGCCGCCGATCGCGCCCGCGACCCCGGGAATGTTCTCGACCGCGACCGTCTGGCCGAACGCTTCGCTCAGCTTCTGCGCGAAAATGCGCGAGGTGACGTCGGTCGCGCTGCCGGGCGTGAATCCGACCACCACCCGGATCGGCTTGCCTGGATAACCGTCCGCCTGGGCCAGGGCGGTGATGGGCAATGCCGACAGCATTGCGCCGAAGACGAGCGATCGTCGAGCCGCATGCAGCATGGTCTCTCCTCCTTGTTTGAACATCGCGCTGGGCGGATCGCCTGGCGGTGCTTGCCACACTCTACACGAGAATTTCGCGCGCAACGCGCCGCACGTCCATTTCGAACTCGAGCTCGATCACGGGCGGCCACGCGTACGTCCACACCAGGCCACCGGTGCAGGCACCACGCGCCGCGAGCACTTCGCCCACGAGGTGACCGATGTTCTGCACCGTGTACGCTTGCGTCGAAGTCGCGTCGCGCCAGGAAAAGCCGAGCAGCTCGAGCCGGCGCTCCATCTCTTGCGTGACTGCGATCACCTTGTCGCGCATGCCTTCCGGCGAGGTGTCGCCGCGGCGCACGATGCGTTCTCGATGCGAGCTGCCCGGGCCGAGCGCCTCGCCGCCGCCGGCGAGAACGAAGGTCGGCGTGCTCCTGCCGCCGGCGGCAACCGGCACCGTGTACGAGAAGGCGTACATCACCGGCTCGCGCGGCGCATCGTACATGGGACAGACGTTGGTGCGAGCTACCGGATTGACCGGCTTGTCGCCATCGCGGTAAATGCCCCAGCGTTCGAGCGTCAGTACGTATTGCTTGTTGAAGTCGCGAAAGCCCTGTTCGGTGAACGGCTCGGGCGAGCGCAACTCGCAAGCGGCAAACGCGGTGAGCGGCCGGCCGATTGCGCCCAGGTGGCGTTCGACCGCGACAAATGCTTCGGCCAACGGCAGCGGCTCGACCAGGCGCGCGCGTTCGATCACGAAGCCCGCCTCGGCCGCCACGCCACTCGAATACTGGAACACCGCCGGAATGTAGCGGTAGCCGCCGGAGCCGAACGTCTCGACCGCGCTCATGCCGTCGCCTCCGAACGGTCAACGAGTTGCGAAGGCCAAGCCTCTAGCGACTTGCCGGCAGTTCGCTTTGCGGTCGATCCCCGCAAGCGGGGCGCCTCATGAACCGTCGAGCAAGCTGAACCGCCGGAGCAGCGGCGCCTGGCGCCATTCGACTTGCGGTCGATCCCCACTTCGTGGGGCCCCTCGCCCGGGAGTCTCATGTCGCCCCCCTCGCCCGGTAAGCTCATGCCAGCACCACGTCGATCAGGTACGGCCCGCGCTGCGACATGGCGTAGCCAAGCTGCTTGGTCAATTCCTCCAGATCCCTCACCTCCACGCTCGGCACGCCGAGGCTCCTGGCCATTGCAGCGAAGTCGATCCGGGGCCGGTCGAGCGTGAGCATGTCGATCGCGCGCGGGCCGGGGTTGGCCGCGCCGACGTCCGCGAGCTGGGTGTAGAGGATCTTGTAGGCGCGGTTGGAGAAGATCATCACGCACACGTCCAGGTTCTCGCGCGCCATGGTCCACAGCGACTGGAACGTGTACATGGCGCTGCCGTCGCCGATCATGGCGATGACCTTGCGGTTGGGGCATGCGACCGCGGCGCCGACCGCGACCGGCGTGCCGAAACCAATCGAGCCGCCCATGTTGTTGAGCCAGTCGTGCGGCGGCGCGCCCGCGCTATAGGGAAAGAAGCCGCGGCCGGTGGTGACCGATTCATCGACGACGATGGCGCCCTCGGGCATCGTCGCGCCGAGCGCCTGGCCGAGGCCTTCGAGGGTGAATTTTCCGCTCGGCCGCTCGGGCCGGCCCGGCTGCGCAACGCCTGCCGGCTTTGCGTTCAACGCATCCAGCTCGGCGGCCAGCGCTTCCAGCGAAGCAATCGGATCGCCATCCACCGGACACAACGTGATCGTCTCGCAGCCCTCGGGCGTGAGCAGGCTCGGTTTACCGGGGTAGGCGAAGAACGCGGCCGGCGCCTTGGCGCCGAGCAGCACCATGTGCCGCGTGCCCTCGAGTTGCGCCTGCGCCGTCTCCACCACGAAATGCAGGCGCAACATCGGCACGCGCCCGGCGCCACGCTCGATGCGGGCCGTGCCGCCCGCGCCCTGAACGCGACAACCCGTCTTGGCCGAGATTTTGCCGGCAAGCTCCAGGCCGCGCGCACGCAATGCGCGTCCGCCGAGAAAGAGCATCGCCGAGTTCCCGTTGCGCAACGCCTTGGCGGCCGCGATCACCGCGTCCTTGTCCGGCTTCGGCGGTGCTGGCGTGTCGGGCGTATCCGCGACGCCGTCAGCTTCTCCCCACGCGGTGTCGGCCGGGAGGATGAGGGTGGCGATCTGTCCGGGGGCGATCCGCGCCGCTTGTATCGCCAGCGCGCCGTCGCCGGCTACGGTCTTCGACGTGGGCGAAGTCTTCACCCAATGCGAGAACGGGCGCGCGATGCCTTCGATGTCGGCGGTGAGCGGCGTGTCGTACTTGATGTGGTAGAGGGCGTGCTCGCCGACGATGTTGACGATGCCCGAGCCGGCCTTCTTGGCGTTGTGCAGATTGGCGGCCGCATTCGCAAGCCCGGGGCCCAAGTGGAGCAGCGTCGATGCCGGCTTGTCGGTCATGCGGTAGTAGCCGTCGGCGGCGCCGCTGCACACGCCTTCGAATAGACCCAGCACGCAGCGCATGCCCTCGACCCGGTCGAGCGCGCCCACGAAGTGCATCTCCGAGGTGCCGGGGTTGGCGAAACAGACTTCGACCCCGCCCTTCAGCAACGTCCGAACCAGGCTTTCTGCGCCGTTCATGAATGCGTCCCCCTCCAAGTCTCGTTGCATTATAGGTGCGCTCGGACTCGTGTAGAGCCCAAGGTGTCGCCGCGGCAGTCGGTCCAAGTCGCGGTACCATCTCCGGATACGAAGGGCGGACCCGCGGCCAAACGACGAGAAGGGAGCAATGACGCATGAAGACCATCGACATTCACGCTCACATGGTGCCTCGCTCGCTGTGGCAAGCGGTGGCCGCGAAGCAGGATTGGTACGGCTACCGGGAGCACGGCGGGGGAACCATCATCGGCAACGGCCAGGTGACGACGTTCACGTCTGACAAGGTGCGCTATACGCCCGAACAGCGGCTGGCGGACATGGATGCGCAGAACATCGACGTGCAGGTGGTGTCCATCCATACGCCCTTCTTCGGCTATCACCTCGACGCCGAACAGGGCAGGCGGCTTGCGCGTGGCGTCAACGACGAGATCGCCGAGATGACGCTCACGTGGCCGACGCGCTTCGCCGGGCTGGCGACGCTGCCCATGCAGGACGTGAGCTCGGCGATCGACGAGTTGGAGCGCGCGGTCACCAAGCTTGGCCTCAAGGGCGCGGAGCTCGATACCGAGGTGAATGGCGAACAATGGGACGAGCGCAAATTCCTGCCGTTGTTCAAGGCGGCTGAAAGCATGGGAGCCGTGCTCTTCTTCCACCCGCAGCCGCAGAACAACTTCCTGCGCGACCGCATCAGCCGCTACGGGCTGGTGAACAGCGTCGGCGTCATTCTGGACGATGCCATCGTAGTCGCGATCCTCATCTGCGGCGGAGTGCTCGAAGCCTGCCCGGACATCCGCATCTGCATTGCCCACGGCGGCGGCCCGGCGTGCTATGGCATGGGACGGCTCGACCGTGCCTGGCACGGACGGCCCGAGGCGAAGACGATTCCGCAGCCGCCGAGCGCCTATCAGAAGCGGCTCTACTACGACACCGTGACCGGCAGCGAAGAAGCGCTGCGCTTCCTGCTGGACCAGGTCGGCGCCGATCGCGTCGTGCTCGGCAGCGACTGGCCGTTCGTGCCGTTCAAGCCTTCGCCCGGCGGGTGGGTGCAGGAGATGACCTCGCTCACGCAGGAGGAGAAGGACAAGATCCTGTGGAAGAACCTGGAATCGCTGCTGAAGCTTTATTGATCGTGTCCGTATTGGACGACAGTCCAATACGGACACGACGCTCCCCTCTCCCCCCGGGAGAGGGGTTGGGGGTGAGGGACGAGCGTGACATGAAATTGGGAACGCTCGATAGAGTGGGTACGCTTGTCTTCCCTCTCCCTCCGGGAGAGGGATCGAGGGTGAGGGAAAATTATGCGTCCTGCTCGACTCCCCTCACTTGCAGTGCGCGCATCGGCATGCAGGCCGATGCCGTTCGGCCGGCGCGAACCATGGTTCGCGAAACCCCGGCCGAACCCCCCAGCCCCTCTCCCAGGGGGAGAGGGGAGCCCATTGCGACTAGGGCGCAGCCATCGATGAAATCCGGTGAGCGTCAGCGACCCGAGCGATGACCATCTACCTGGTGGTGCTGCTGGCCGTGCTGAACCAGGCCGGATTCAACGGCAGCCGGGTCGCCGTGTCGCTGCATGCGCTCGAGCTGGGCGCGAGCCAGTTCACGGTCGGGGTGATCATCGCGCTCTATTCGGTGGGCCCGATGCTGTTCTCGATTGCGATCGGACGCATCTCGGACCGGGTTCCGCCCCGGTTGCCGATGATCGTGGGTTCTGTGATGACCGTGGCGGGCCTCGTTTTGCCGGCGCTGGTGCCACAGGTGGCGGCTTTGTGCCTGGCGGGCTTGCTGCTCGGCTTGGGCCACCAGGTGTTCAACATTCCGCTCGAGGCCGTCGTCGGTGGGGTGGGCGGTCCGCAGAATCGCGCCCGCAACTACGCGGTGATCACCATGGGATGGTCGATTGCCAACTTCATCGGGCCGCTGGTCACCGGGTTCTCGATCGACCTCTTCGGCCATCGGCATGTCTATTGGGTGCTCGCCGCGTTCGGCGCGGCGCCGCTCGTGATCATGGCCTGGATGCCGCGCCTGCTGCCGCAGACGGTCAAGGTAGCAGCCGGCGACAAGCGCGGCGGCGTGCTGGATCTTTGGCGCATCCCGCGGTTGCGCTCGACCTTCGTTGCCGGCGCCATCATCGGTTCGGCCCAGGACCTGTTCCAGTTCTACATGCCGGTGTACGGACATGCGGTCGGATTGTCGGCCTCCGCCATCGGCGCCGTGCTCGGCATGGTCGCACTGGCCGCATTCGTCATCCGGGCATTGATCCCGTTCCTGCTCAAGCGCGCGGGCGAGACCACGATTCTCACCTCCGCCATCTTCGTCGCGGCGTTCGCCTACCTGCTGCTGCC is part of the Betaproteobacteria bacterium genome and encodes:
- a CDS encoding acetolactate synthase large subunit, producing MNGAESLVRTLLKGGVEVCFANPGTSEMHFVGALDRVEGMRCVLGLFEGVCSGAADGYYRMTDKPASTLLHLGPGLANAAANLHNAKKAGSGIVNIVGEHALYHIKYDTPLTADIEGIARPFSHWVKTSPTSKTVAGDGALAIQAARIAPGQIATLILPADTAWGEADGVADTPDTPAPPKPDKDAVIAAAKALRNGNSAMLFLGGRALRARGLELAGKISAKTGCRVQGAGGTARIERGAGRVPMLRLHFVVETAQAQLEGTRHMVLLGAKAPAAFFAYPGKPSLLTPEGCETITLCPVDGDPIASLEALAAELDALNAKPAGVAQPGRPERPSGKFTLEGLGQALGATMPEGAIVVDESVTTGRGFFPYSAGAPPHDWLNNMGGSIGFGTPVAVGAAVACPNRKVIAMIGDGSAMYTFQSLWTMARENLDVCVMIFSNRAYKILYTQLADVGAANPGPRAIDMLTLDRPRIDFAAMARSLGVPSVEVRDLEELTKQLGYAMSQRGPYLIDVVLA
- a CDS encoding tripartite tricarboxylate transporter substrate binding protein, which encodes MFKQGGETMLHAARRSLVFGAMLSALPITALAQADGYPGKPIRVVVGFTPGSATDVTSRIFAQKLSEAFGQTVAVENIPGVAGAIGGAKVAKAPPDGYTLYYGANGAMTIAPSLFSQLPIDPSADFTPVVQLLTMGSILCVNKYLPVKSVQELIALAKRRPGELSYASPGVGVPQHIAGELIKLIAKVDIIHVPYKGAQITDVIGGRVPITLQNMGAILPVVKEGRLRGLAVTSLKRSPMIPELPTMDESGFPGFEALSWFGVFAPAGTPAAIVDKLYQASTKILAQPDTKKRYTELALEVSGANGKRLAEIIKTDTAKWAKVIKDANIPPAQ
- a CDS encoding MFS transporter produces the protein MTIYLVVLLAVLNQAGFNGSRVAVSLHALELGASQFTVGVIIALYSVGPMLFSIAIGRISDRVPPRLPMIVGSVMTVAGLVLPALVPQVAALCLAGLLLGLGHQVFNIPLEAVVGGVGGPQNRARNYAVITMGWSIANFIGPLVTGFSIDLFGHRHVYWVLAAFGAAPLVIMAWMPRLLPQTVKVAAGDKRGGVLDLWRIPRLRSTFVAGAIIGSAQDLFQFYMPVYGHAVGLSASAIGAVLGMVALAAFVIRALIPFLLKRAGETTILTSAIFVAAFAYLLLPFFDDARPLAAIAFVLGLGVGCAQPMLMSLLYVLAPAGRIAEAIGLYKTLRSVTHIVIPVFFGSVGTAFGFATVFLSNATVLAFGGLLQKRTFAAAPAGKSKS
- a CDS encoding amidohydrolase family protein, which encodes MKTIDIHAHMVPRSLWQAVAAKQDWYGYREHGGGTIIGNGQVTTFTSDKVRYTPEQRLADMDAQNIDVQVVSIHTPFFGYHLDAEQGRRLARGVNDEIAEMTLTWPTRFAGLATLPMQDVSSAIDELERAVTKLGLKGAELDTEVNGEQWDERKFLPLFKAAESMGAVLFFHPQPQNNFLRDRISRYGLVNSVGVILDDAIVVAILICGGVLEACPDIRICIAHGGGPACYGMGRLDRAWHGRPEAKTIPQPPSAYQKRLYYDTVTGSEEALRFLLDQVGADRVVLGSDWPFVPFKPSPGGWVQEMTSLTQEEKDKILWKNLESLLKLY
- a CDS encoding SDR family NAD(P)-dependent oxidoreductase, coding for METGLKGKNVLITGASRNMGRLAALQFAREGANLALCTSSKMQELNAVAEEIRALGVKAVAVQCDVADPRAVAAFVAEARKTLGSIDVAINNAVHRAEGAFLAESDEVWDRNIAVNLTGPRNICRAVLPGMIEGRWGRIINFSGIAPFLGTGPAKAAVKLGIVGFTRGIAREFAAHNITANCIGPGTFDVERDA